Proteins from a genomic interval of Micromonospora sp. NBC_00389:
- a CDS encoding cell division protein CrgA produces the protein MPKSQVRKKKVYTPPTDVRPTTAASTRKPSPVWLPATAVALIVVGIGWLVVYYLSEQQYPVASWQYWNLAVGFGAMVASLALLSRWR, from the coding sequence GTGCCCAAGTCTCAGGTCCGCAAGAAGAAGGTGTACACCCCGCCGACGGACGTTCGTCCGACGACGGCGGCGTCGACGCGCAAGCCTAGCCCGGTGTGGCTGCCGGCCACGGCGGTCGCCTTGATCGTCGTCGGCATCGGTTGGCTGGTGGTCTACTACCTCTCCGAGCAGCAGTACCCGGTCGCGTCCTGGCAGTACTGGAACCTCGCGGTGGGCTTCGGCGCGATGGTCGCCTCGCTGGCGCTGCTCTCCCGCTGGCGCTGA